The region CTGGCGATGTTGACTTGATGGCAATCGTTTCGGCGATGCAAACGGCCTTCATGCGTGATGGATCCGGCGCTCGTTTCGCAGCGTTTCTTTTTTGAGCAAGCGTCAACTCGCTGTCGCAAATGCCCCCGTGGTCGATCGAATGGCAGAATGATTACGTGGCAAAATGATTGACGCGAGCTGACTTATCATTTTGCCCCACATCATTTTGCCAACAGATTACTTCATCGTTTTTTGCGGTTACACACGGATTTGCCGGCGGTAGACGAGCTCGCTATGATTGGCTGTACGCCAACCGTCGTGGTTAGTGCGATCCCACGAAAACAAATCGGGGAACCATGCGATCGTGACGGAGCGGCGGCATCGTTTTTCCAAAGTGGTTCAGTCACCCTTCGCCGCCCGCACATCGCTCCCGTTATCCGACTGAAATCTTCTCCCTGATACGAATCCAGCCCGATGTGTGAACTTGTGCTCGAGATCGAAGAAGCCTTCGGCATCTCGCTTGCTGACGAGCAAGCGGAACGAATCATTACCGTGGGCGATTTGTACGCTGCCGTGCTTGTTGCCACCGCTGATAAGACACGCAATCCTGACGTGTGCTTGTCAGCGCGAACGTTCTACGAACTGCGGCGATACTGGCGACTACACATAAACGACGCTAATTCCCCCGCTCGCATCGGACCATCCACAAACGTTTCTGACGCTCTTCCATCGTCACGCCGACGGGAGACCTGGACGCGAATGGCTAGCGACCTCAATCTGCGTTTCCCAAAACTGCGACGCCCATTGCCTGTCTCGTTGTTTGGCTTGATTGCATCTGCGGTGGCCGCAATTATCTGCTTCGTATCGCTCGAACCCCTTTCTTCGCTTGGAATCTCTATTCTCTTTGGCGTGCTCACGTTTGTGTTTTCTTTGGCATTATTCCGATCGTTGACCGTGTCATTCGCGACCCTACCGCGCGAGAGTTTCACAACCTTCCGTGGATTAACGGAACAACTTATGGCTAAGAACGGTGCGAAACTAGCTGATAGGCACGATGCCTTTAGCTCTCGCGACGTATGGACAATCCTGCGTTTGGTCTTGATGGATCAACTTGGTGTCGATCGCGACAAAATCACGCCAGACGCACACCTTGTTCGTGACCTGGGATACGATTGATCGGTCGCAATCCCAAACGGCGGATAACCATGGCATTCACACGGAGCGGGGCTTGCAGCCGAATTTGAAATGGACAACTTTACTCTCCCCGCCCGGTGATGCCGGTCGTTCCACCATTAAAATGACCATCCCAGACGACATCGAATCTGACATCTCCCAAGCAATCGAATTGGACGATGCGAACGCACTGCGCCAAACGATTGAGTCATCCAATCTAATCGGTCACGAAGATCTTGGCGTTTGGCTGACGTTAGCGGCAAACCTGGGAAGTCTTAATACGATGCACGTCCTTCTCGACTCCGGTGCCAATGTGCGTTGGAAGAACGAAGACGGCGAGACCGCGTTCAGCTTCGCTTGCGTCTGCGACCAATTCGATGCCGCGCGATTACT is a window of Novipirellula galeiformis DNA encoding:
- a CDS encoding ankyrin repeat domain-containing protein, which encodes MTIPDDIESDISQAIELDDANALRQTIESSNLIGHEDLGVWLTLAANLGSLNTMHVLLDSGANVRWKNEDGETAFSFACVCDQFDAARLLHEHGADINSVDSSGGTPLDWAVCRARPAFREWLKSVGGNRNSDHEEWPWPPRTHSCDT